DNA sequence from the Simiduia curdlanivorans genome:
TGCCGGTGGTTAGCACCGCGGTATAAAAAACGCCGTCAAAGCGGCCGTCGCGGGCGAGCCGTGCGGCTTGGCATTGTTGTGGCGTCAGGGGCATAACCGACATGAAATGACCTGTGCAGTGCTATGTAAAGAAGCTGCAATCTTAACCCATAGGCGGCCGAGTACTAGCCAGAATCGGAACTGACCAAAAACAGCGGAATTTGAGGCTGGGTAGAAGCCGGTGTTGGGTAAGCCGGCCTCGCGTGGGCGTCAGTCGTCCAGCGGGCTTAGCGCACCGTCAAAACCAAGGGCGGTATGAACTTGCTGGCACCAACGGTTCAAACGCTCACACGTGAGATTCTCTTGCTGGTCTTGATCGATGGCCAAACCCACAAATTTCGCCTGCCCTGGCACCAGGGCTTTAGAAGCGTCGAAATCATACCCAGTGGTAGGCCAGTGGCCGACGATGTTGGCACCATTTTCCACAACGACGTCGTGCAACATACCCATGGCATCGAGAAAGAAGTCGCCATAGCCGAACTGATCACCGAGACCAAATAGCGCCACTGTCTTACCGGTAAAGTCTACCGCTGAAATATCGCCCCAGAAATCTTCCCAATCCGACTGGATTTGACCAAAGTCCCAAGTGGAAATACCGAGCATAATTACGTCATAGTCTTCGAAATCGAGCACCGTCACGTCGGCCACATCGTGCACATCTAGGCGGTCTGCACCAAACCGCGCTTGAATGCGATAGGCAACAGCTTCCGTATTGCCTTCGTCGCTGCCAAAAAACAAACCAATCTGTGCCACAAAAAACCTCAATTTACCGACGTTAGGCGTTTAGTGCCCATTTTTATCGCTGATTAAAACCAATAGCCGCCATCGCGGTAACCTTGAACATCGAGCCGCGCAACCAGCCTACCGCGCGCCACAATGCGGTGATTTCGAATCACCCAACCTACTGCTAATCTCACAACTACCTCTACCTATTGACCCTTAAGCTACAGAGCAAACCGCGCCAACCTAGGGGCATACACACCTAAAACCGACTTTCCGCGGCCGCGCATTATACCTAGTTCCGCTCAAAGATTAAGCGCCAATCAGCAATTCGGCTGACTCTCTAGTCGTACCACTTTGACTAACTAAGTGCGGCAATTTAATCGCCGTTACGTATAATGCCCGCATGAACCAAGCAGCCCTTAGCATACTCAATACTACCTTCGGTTATGCCAGCTTCAGGCCACCGCAGGATGCCATCATCGATGCCCTGATAGACGGCCAAGACGCCC
Encoded proteins:
- a CDS encoding flavodoxin, whose amino-acid sequence is MAQIGLFFGSDEGNTEAVAYRIQARFGADRLDVHDVADVTVLDFEDYDVIMLGISTWDFGQIQSDWEDFWGDISAVDFTGKTVALFGLGDQFGYGDFFLDAMGMLHDVVVENGANIVGHWPTTGYDFDASKALVPGQAKFVGLAIDQDQQENLTCERLNRWCQQVHTALGFDGALSPLDD